Proteins from one Streptomyces genisteinicus genomic window:
- a CDS encoding polysaccharide deacetylase family protein, whose translation MTPAARDRAAVRRVLVRLLLGGLAAAVAALPFLAAWQHRADRLAVEDQARPPAAPPAAGAPAARDLPRGTGPVVLAYHDVRPDGERPYTVTPTAFEGHLAALRSAGYRTLSTAEFVRHLRGEPVPGRTVYLTFDDGAQGLWRHADRSLARYGMRAAVYLITGQVGERHGYYLSWEEVRRMASSGRWDFQSHTDDLHRHLPLDAAGARRGPALTERLWLPAESRRETSAEYRARVAADLDRSIGAITAHGLPRPLLFAYPFSESHGSGPAGAGDLSGLLRQRFTAALTNHGGPHPPGAGARAAAEGTVQRLEITTGTTAADLMAGLAERTPRRPGDAPRPLADPGGWDFPGAPAGTGVGAFTGAGPYPAGREHLSAEYRPSATADWTGYAADADVRALHADTNGVSVTVRVHGTRPVAVALSRAGLRVTEGTGSGRRTVARARLEPAARHTLRIVVSARSTDVYVDGRRRARVAVPADAAAGARGGIALGVRNDGAPHWPAFRTLTIAAADGTWGPGGTADARPGPVRTTGQGATGGPAPTTGPAEAARERTSR comes from the coding sequence GTGACCCCCGCCGCCCGCGACCGCGCCGCGGTACGCCGCGTCCTGGTGCGCCTGCTCCTCGGCGGGCTGGCCGCGGCCGTCGCCGCCCTGCCGTTCCTCGCCGCCTGGCAGCACCGGGCGGACCGGCTCGCCGTCGAGGACCAGGCCCGGCCCCCCGCCGCGCCTCCCGCCGCGGGCGCCCCCGCGGCGAGGGACCTGCCCCGGGGCACCGGCCCCGTGGTGCTCGCCTACCACGACGTCCGGCCCGACGGCGAACGCCCGTACACCGTGACGCCCACGGCCTTCGAGGGGCACCTCGCCGCCCTGCGGTCGGCCGGCTACCGGACGCTGAGCACCGCCGAGTTCGTCCGCCACCTGCGCGGAGAGCCGGTGCCCGGGCGCACCGTCTATCTGACCTTCGACGACGGCGCCCAGGGCCTGTGGCGGCACGCCGACCGCAGTCTGGCCCGGTACGGCATGCGGGCCGCCGTCTACCTGATCACCGGTCAGGTGGGGGAGCGGCACGGCTACTACCTCTCCTGGGAGGAGGTCCGCCGGATGGCCTCGTCGGGCCGCTGGGACTTCCAGAGCCACACGGACGACCTGCACCGCCACCTGCCGCTGGACGCGGCGGGCGCCCGCCGCGGACCCGCCCTCACCGAACGCCTCTGGCTGCCCGCCGAGAGCCGCCGGGAGACATCCGCCGAGTACCGGGCGAGGGTCGCCGCAGACCTGGACCGGTCGATCGGCGCGATCACCGCTCACGGCCTGCCGCGCCCCCTGCTCTTCGCCTATCCGTTCTCCGAGTCGCACGGCTCCGGCCCCGCAGGCGCCGGCGACCTGAGCGGACTGCTGCGGCAGCGCTTCACCGCCGCCCTCACCAACCACGGGGGCCCGCACCCGCCGGGCGCCGGTGCACGGGCCGCCGCCGAAGGAACCGTCCAGCGCCTGGAGATCACCACCGGGACCACGGCCGCGGACCTGATGGCCGGGCTCGCCGAACGCACTCCCCGCCGCCCCGGCGACGCACCGCGGCCGCTGGCCGACCCCGGCGGCTGGGACTTCCCCGGCGCGCCCGCGGGGACCGGCGTGGGCGCGTTCACCGGAGCCGGACCGTACCCGGCCGGTCGGGAGCACCTGTCGGCCGAGTACCGCCCGTCCGCCACGGCGGACTGGACCGGGTACGCGGCCGATGCGGACGTCCGCGCACTGCACGCCGACACCAACGGCGTCTCGGTGACCGTACGGGTCCACGGGACACGGCCCGTCGCCGTCGCGCTGAGCCGGGCCGGTCTGCGCGTCACGGAGGGCACGGGGAGCGGGCGGCGCACGGTGGCCCGCGCCCGCCTGGAGCCGGCCGCACGGCACACGCTGCGGATCGTCGTGTCCGCGCGGAGCACGGACGTCTACGTCGACGGGCGGCGCCGGGCCCGGGTCGCGGTCCCCGCGGATGCCGCCGCCGGCGCCCGGGGAGGCATCGCGCTCGGCGTCCGCAACGACGGAGCTCCGCACTGGCCGGCCTTCCGGACGCTGACGATCGCCGCCGCCGACGGCACCTGGGGCCCCGGCGGCACGGCCGACGCCCGCCCGGGTCCGGTGCGCACCACCGGACAGGGCGCGACCGGCGGGCCCGCCCCCACCACCGGGCCCGCGGAGGCGGCCCGGGAGAGGACGTCACGGTGA
- a CDS encoding ABC transporter substrate-binding protein: MRRIRAAASGAVVVSLLTAATACGGGSSTGGGSNESPKTLTYWASNQGPSIEADKKILQPELDKFEKKTGIKVKLEVVPWSDLLTRIMTATTSGQGPDVLNIGNTWSASLQATGALLPWDEKNLAKIGGRDRFVESALGSTGAEGQDPAAVPLYSMAYALYYNKKMFADAGIEGPPATWDELVATGKKISKDDKWGLGAEGSNLSNNIHQVFVLGKQHGADFFDAQGKADFTSDGAVKAVKQYVDLMAADKVVAPGNAEYAQNQSLSDFSKGKTAMVLWQAAATTFKAQGMKDEDWGVAPVPVQSGTPGQDTSVNSMVAGINMAVFKNTRNLDGALEFVKFMTSDEEQKHLCSTYGSIPPVKAAQSDPAFDRPELKVLRDTLATSAAPLPQVPDESQFETAVGTAVKNLFAQAASGKQPTEADVEAELTKAQQQMAGQ; encoded by the coding sequence ATGCGAAGAATCCGGGCAGCCGCCAGTGGCGCGGTCGTCGTCTCCCTGCTCACCGCCGCCACCGCCTGCGGCGGCGGCTCGTCCACCGGTGGAGGGTCCAACGAGTCGCCCAAGACCCTGACCTACTGGGCCTCCAACCAGGGCCCCAGCATCGAGGCGGACAAGAAGATCCTCCAGCCCGAACTCGACAAGTTCGAGAAGAAGACGGGCATCAAGGTGAAGCTGGAGGTCGTGCCCTGGTCCGACCTGCTCACCCGGATCATGACGGCGACCACCTCCGGCCAGGGTCCGGACGTCCTGAACATCGGCAACACCTGGTCGGCGTCGCTCCAGGCCACCGGCGCTCTGCTGCCCTGGGACGAGAAGAACCTCGCGAAGATCGGCGGCAGGGACCGCTTCGTGGAATCGGCGCTCGGTTCGACCGGCGCCGAGGGCCAGGACCCCGCGGCCGTGCCGCTGTACTCGATGGCGTACGCGCTCTACTACAACAAGAAGATGTTCGCCGACGCGGGCATCGAGGGCCCCCCGGCCACCTGGGACGAGCTCGTCGCCACCGGCAAGAAGATCTCCAAGGACGACAAGTGGGGTCTGGGCGCCGAGGGCTCCAACCTCTCCAACAACATCCACCAGGTGTTCGTCCTCGGCAAGCAGCACGGCGCCGACTTCTTCGACGCCCAGGGCAAGGCCGACTTCACCAGCGACGGCGCGGTCAAGGCCGTGAAGCAGTACGTCGACCTGATGGCCGCCGACAAGGTGGTCGCCCCCGGCAACGCGGAGTACGCGCAGAACCAGTCCCTCAGCGACTTCTCCAAGGGGAAGACCGCGATGGTGCTCTGGCAGGCCGCCGCCACCACGTTCAAGGCCCAGGGCATGAAGGACGAGGACTGGGGCGTCGCGCCGGTCCCGGTCCAGTCGGGCACGCCCGGCCAGGACACCAGCGTCAACTCGATGGTCGCCGGCATCAACATGGCCGTCTTCAAGAACACCAGGAACCTCGACGGGGCACTCGAGTTCGTGAAGTTCATGACCAGCGACGAGGAGCAGAAGCACCTCTGCTCGACCTACGGCTCCATCCCGCCGGTCAAGGCGGCCCAGAGCGACCCGGCGTTCGACCGGCCCGAGCTCAAGGTGCTCCGCGACACCCTCGCCACCAGCGCGGCCCCCCTGCCGCAGGTGCCCGACGAGTCGCAGTTCGAGACCGCCGTCGGCACCGCCGTGAAGAACCTCTTCGCCCAGGCGGCGTCCGGCAAGCAGCCCACCGAAGCGGACGTCGAGGCCGAGCTGACCAAGGCTCAGCAGCAGATGGCCGGGCAGTGA
- a CDS encoding glycosyltransferase family 2 protein produces MSTRAAPPRGTAPHPRSVPAPRRGGRARAGALRWAAGLEPGTRRGVVRLLVLLCLTPLTFLLANRSLALADGAGPAAVYGTAVLAATAALFYVAYTRYQDPAVADVPCPRRLRGTFPPLPAHPRVSLLLAVKDEEDRIEECVRSMASSDHPGIQIVVVDDASADGTGDILRRLGAELGITVVHLTENVGKKHALVRACALADGDIVVFTDSDCVLAPDAVGRCVAALVRHPHLGAVSGHCRALNTDASLLARIQDVWYEGQFRVAKAAEAAFGSVTCVSGPLAAFRRDAIWNYLPAWAEDRFLGAPFRFATDRQLTGYVLGQAWRGRRLKERHADSPFVADHDYPERPWLVGYVASARVGTDVPVGVRAFLRQQVRWKKSFVRNLCFTGGFMWRRGPGAAALYYGHVLWVLTAPVMAVRHLVWAPAQGLWLLTGLYLCGVLLKGCAWGMAYKADHPGDPRWRYRPLMSLLSSTVLAWLLPYSLATVRRGVWSRGTT; encoded by the coding sequence GACCCGGCGCGGCGTCGTGCGCCTCCTGGTCCTGCTCTGCCTGACCCCGCTCACGTTCCTCCTGGCGAATCGTTCCCTCGCCCTCGCCGACGGAGCCGGTCCGGCGGCGGTCTACGGAACGGCGGTGCTCGCCGCGACCGCCGCCCTCTTCTACGTCGCCTACACCCGCTACCAGGACCCCGCGGTCGCCGACGTGCCCTGCCCGCGGCGGCTGCGCGGCACCTTCCCGCCGCTGCCCGCACACCCCCGCGTCAGCCTGCTGCTCGCCGTCAAGGACGAGGAGGACCGGATCGAGGAGTGCGTCCGCTCGATGGCCTCCTCCGACCACCCCGGCATCCAGATCGTCGTCGTCGACGACGCGTCGGCCGACGGCACCGGCGACATCCTCCGGCGCCTCGGCGCCGAACTCGGCATCACCGTCGTCCACCTGACCGAGAACGTCGGCAAGAAGCACGCCCTGGTCCGGGCGTGCGCCCTGGCCGACGGCGACATCGTCGTCTTCACGGACTCCGACTGCGTCCTCGCCCCCGACGCCGTCGGCCGGTGCGTCGCCGCCCTCGTCCGCCACCCCCACCTGGGCGCCGTCAGCGGCCACTGCCGGGCGCTCAACACCGACGCCTCGCTGCTCGCCCGCATCCAGGACGTCTGGTACGAGGGCCAGTTCCGCGTCGCCAAGGCGGCCGAGGCCGCCTTCGGCTCCGTGACCTGCGTGTCCGGACCCCTGGCCGCGTTCCGCCGGGACGCGATCTGGAACTACCTCCCGGCCTGGGCCGAGGACCGGTTCCTCGGGGCGCCGTTCCGCTTCGCCACCGACCGCCAGCTCACCGGCTACGTGCTCGGACAGGCATGGCGCGGCCGGCGGCTGAAAGAGCGTCACGCCGACTCGCCCTTCGTCGCCGACCACGACTACCCCGAACGACCCTGGCTCGTCGGATACGTGGCATCGGCCAGGGTCGGCACCGACGTCCCCGTCGGCGTGCGGGCCTTCCTGCGCCAGCAGGTCCGGTGGAAGAAGAGCTTCGTCCGCAACCTGTGCTTCACCGGCGGATTCATGTGGCGCCGGGGCCCCGGCGCCGCCGCCCTCTACTACGGGCACGTGCTGTGGGTGCTCACCGCCCCCGTCATGGCCGTGCGGCACCTCGTGTGGGCGCCGGCACAGGGCCTGTGGCTGCTCACCGGCCTCTACCTGTGCGGCGTGCTGCTCAAGGGGTGCGCCTGGGGCATGGCGTACAAGGCGGACCATCCCGGGGACCCCCGGTGGCGCTACCGCCCGCTGATGAGCCTGCTCTCCTCCACCGTGCTGGCCTGGCTGCTCCCGTACTCCCTCGCCACGGTCCGCCGCGGCGTCTGGTCCAGGGGCACCACATGA
- a CDS encoding ROK family transcriptional regulator, giving the protein MAERSRRTVNDLRRGNRAAVLQRLYFDGPMSRQALGPVTGLSSGSISNVVAELAAEGLVEEAGSVGSDGGRPRTLLRVSPAGGHMIGVDLGETRVRVELFDVTLTELARAERPLTDTAYDVGVIVEHIRSAVDEVLTRSAVPPGRLLGVGIGTPGIVERAPGGAVVHGQTIGWDAVPLEALLRTACRLPDTVPYFIDNGAKTLGQAEMWFGAGRGAHSAVVVLFGSGVGACLFSEGADQGRALEWGHLTVQAGGRRCRCGAAGCLEAYAGAESVLERWREAGGHPPEGVDEETRLTALLAAACPPDGTAPDPVAHAVMTQTAEYLGAGISDLVNLFQPERVLIGGWAGLAFGSRFLDDVRRHAVAYSLTQPASRVTVDLGRLGPDAVTVGAATLPLADFFARGGRRAAPAADIAPPAWRAALEDRVLG; this is encoded by the coding sequence ATGGCCGAGCGGAGCAGGCGCACGGTGAATGACCTGCGCAGGGGCAACCGGGCCGCGGTATTGCAACGGTTGTATTTCGACGGTCCGATGAGCCGGCAGGCGCTCGGGCCCGTCACCGGGCTGAGTTCGGGTTCCATCAGCAACGTGGTCGCCGAACTCGCCGCCGAGGGCCTGGTGGAGGAGGCCGGCAGCGTCGGGTCCGACGGCGGCCGTCCGCGCACCCTGCTCAGGGTCAGCCCGGCGGGCGGCCACATGATCGGCGTCGACCTGGGGGAGACCCGGGTCCGGGTCGAGCTGTTCGACGTCACCCTCACCGAACTCGCCCGCGCCGAAAGACCGCTGACGGACACCGCCTACGACGTCGGGGTGATCGTCGAGCACATCCGCAGCGCCGTCGACGAGGTCCTCACCCGGTCCGCCGTGCCCCCCGGCCGGCTGCTCGGCGTCGGCATCGGCACGCCCGGCATCGTCGAACGCGCCCCCGGCGGCGCCGTCGTGCACGGCCAGACCATCGGCTGGGACGCCGTCCCCCTCGAAGCCCTGCTGCGCACCGCCTGCCGGCTGCCCGACACCGTCCCGTACTTCATCGACAACGGCGCCAAGACCCTCGGCCAGGCCGAGATGTGGTTCGGCGCCGGACGCGGCGCGCACAGCGCCGTCGTCGTCCTCTTCGGGTCCGGCGTCGGCGCCTGCCTGTTCTCCGAGGGCGCCGACCAGGGCAGAGCCCTCGAATGGGGCCACCTCACCGTCCAGGCCGGCGGACGCCGCTGCCGCTGCGGGGCGGCCGGCTGCCTGGAGGCGTACGCGGGCGCCGAGTCCGTGCTGGAGCGCTGGCGCGAGGCCGGCGGGCACCCACCGGAGGGCGTCGACGAGGAGACCAGGCTGACCGCCCTGCTCGCGGCCGCGTGCCCCCCGGACGGCACCGCGCCCGACCCCGTCGCCCACGCGGTCATGACCCAGACCGCCGAATACCTCGGGGCCGGCATCTCCGACCTGGTCAACCTCTTCCAGCCGGAGCGGGTGCTGATCGGCGGCTGGGCGGGCCTGGCGTTCGGCTCGCGGTTCCTCGACGACGTCCGCCGCCACGCCGTCGCCTACTCGCTGACGCAGCCCGCCTCCCGGGTCACCGTCGACCTCGGCCGGCTCGGCCCCGACGCGGTGACCGTGGGCGCGGCGACCCTGCCCCTCGCGGACTTCTTCGCACGCGGGGGCCGCCGCGCCGCGCCGGCGGCGGACATCGCGCCTCCGGCGTGGCGGGCGGCCCTGGAGGACCGGGTGCTGGGCTGA
- a CDS encoding carbohydrate ABC transporter permease: MAAPRSFVWSRRIFLTLLAAFVALPVFVMVSSSLKPLQDVTGEFRWIPSGLTIRPYFDIWETVPLADYFVNSLIVAGAATVCSVVIAVFAAYAVSRYSFRGKRVFTVTVLSTQMFPGILFLLPLFLIYVNIGNATGIALFGSRGGLILTYLTFSLPFSIWMLIGYFESVPRDLDEAATVDGCGPLGALFRVVVPAAIPGIVAVAVYAFMTAWGEVLFASVMTNETTRTLAVGLQGYSTQNDVYWNQIMAASLVVSIPVVAGFLLLQRYLVTGLTAGAVK, from the coding sequence ATGGCCGCGCCCCGCTCCTTCGTGTGGTCGCGGCGGATCTTCCTGACACTGCTCGCGGCATTCGTCGCGCTGCCGGTGTTCGTGATGGTCTCCAGCTCGCTCAAGCCGCTCCAGGACGTCACCGGCGAGTTCCGCTGGATTCCCAGCGGGCTGACGATCCGGCCCTACTTCGACATCTGGGAGACGGTGCCGCTGGCCGACTACTTCGTCAACTCGCTGATCGTGGCCGGCGCGGCGACGGTGTGCTCGGTCGTGATCGCGGTGTTCGCCGCGTACGCGGTGAGCCGCTACAGCTTCCGCGGCAAGCGGGTGTTCACGGTGACCGTGCTCTCCACCCAGATGTTCCCCGGCATCCTGTTCCTGCTGCCGCTCTTCCTCATCTACGTGAACATCGGCAACGCCACCGGCATCGCCCTCTTCGGCTCGCGCGGCGGCCTGATCCTCACCTATCTGACCTTCTCGCTGCCGTTCTCGATCTGGATGCTGATCGGGTACTTCGAGTCCGTGCCGCGCGACCTCGACGAGGCGGCGACCGTCGACGGCTGCGGTCCGCTCGGCGCGCTGTTCCGGGTGGTGGTGCCCGCCGCCATCCCCGGCATCGTGGCGGTGGCGGTCTACGCGTTCATGACCGCGTGGGGCGAGGTGCTGTTCGCCTCCGTGATGACCAACGAGACGACCCGCACCCTCGCCGTCGGCCTCCAGGGCTACTCCACCCAGAACGACGTGTACTGGAACCAGATCATGGCCGCCTCGCTCGTCGTCAGCATCCCGGTGGTGGCCGGCTTCCTGCTGCTCCAGCGCTACCTGGTGACCGGGCTGACCGCCGGGGCGGTCAAGTGA
- a CDS encoding carbohydrate ABC transporter permease yields the protein MTTTISTPAGQAGVRGKAPGTARGPRRPGRLRRIGLPYLLLLPALALELLVHLVPIVIGFVMSFKELTQFYLRDWTAAPWTAFDNFSVAVDFDAPVGRGLLHSFWITCLFTVLSVGLCWLLGTTAAVYMQETFAGRGLLRALFLVPYALPVYAAVITWAFMFQRDNGLINHVLTDQLGLTDGRPFWLIGDNSFIALLTVSVWKGWPFAFLIVMAGLQNIPKELYEAAALDGAGVWQQIRRITLPSLAPVNQVLVLVLFLWTFNDFNTPFVLFGKAAPEAADLISVHIYQSSFATWNFGTGAAMSVLLLGFLLLVTGVYLFFTSRGRKVSHV from the coding sequence ATGACCACCACCATCAGCACACCGGCCGGACAGGCCGGGGTGCGGGGGAAGGCCCCCGGGACGGCGCGAGGCCCGCGCCGCCCCGGGCGGCTCCGCCGCATCGGACTGCCGTACCTCCTGCTCCTGCCCGCGCTCGCGCTGGAACTGCTCGTCCACCTGGTCCCGATCGTCATCGGCTTCGTCATGAGCTTCAAGGAGCTCACGCAGTTCTACCTGCGGGACTGGACGGCGGCGCCGTGGACGGCGTTCGACAACTTCTCCGTCGCCGTCGACTTCGACGCCCCCGTGGGCCGGGGACTGCTCCACTCCTTCTGGATCACCTGCCTGTTCACCGTCCTGTCCGTCGGCCTGTGCTGGCTGCTCGGCACCACGGCGGCCGTGTACATGCAGGAGACGTTCGCCGGGCGCGGCCTGCTGCGCGCCCTGTTCCTGGTGCCGTACGCGCTGCCCGTGTACGCGGCGGTGATCACCTGGGCGTTCATGTTCCAGCGGGACAACGGCCTGATCAACCACGTCCTGACCGACCAGCTCGGGCTCACCGACGGGCGGCCGTTCTGGCTGATCGGGGACAACAGCTTCATCGCCCTGCTCACCGTCTCGGTGTGGAAGGGCTGGCCGTTCGCCTTCCTGATCGTCATGGCCGGACTCCAGAACATCCCGAAGGAGCTGTACGAGGCCGCCGCCCTGGACGGCGCCGGCGTGTGGCAGCAGATCCGGCGCATCACCCTGCCGTCGCTGGCCCCGGTCAACCAGGTCCTCGTACTGGTGCTCTTCCTGTGGACCTTCAACGACTTCAACACGCCCTTCGTGCTGTTCGGAAAGGCGGCACCGGAGGCGGCGGACCTCATCTCCGTGCACATCTACCAGTCGTCGTTCGCCACCTGGAACTTCGGCACCGGAGCGGCCATGTCCGTACTGCTGCTCGGCTTCCTGCTGCTGGTGACGGGCGTGTACCTGTTCTTCACCTCCCGAGGGAGGAAGGTCTCCCATGTCTAG
- a CDS encoding GH1 family beta-glucosidase yields MTKPIDLAALPHDFAWGTATSAYQIEGAVAEDGRSPSIWDTFSHTPGKIDNDDHGDTACDHYHRWREDIALMKELGTNAYRFSAAWPRVVPGGDGPADDRGLDFYDRLVDGLLEAGIAPSLTVYHWDLPQVLQDRGGWPERDTAHHLAAYAGALAERLGDRVTQWATLNEPLCSAWIGHLEGRMAPGLTDLPTAVRASYHLLLGHGLAAQAIRAAAPGAQVGIVNNLSTVAPASDRPEDVAAARRMDGHTNRWWLDPVHGRGFPEDMVELYGVDLPVRDGDLETIGGPLDWLGLNYYFPAVVADDPAGPAPYARQVRRLGVPRTGMDWEIEAEGIETLLMRLTEEYGARRLYVTENGSAYPDVVGADGTVDDPERRDYLLGHLAACASAARRGAPLKGYYAWSLLDNFEWAYGYDKRFGLVHVDYKTQARTVKGSGRGYAEVIREHRTASESAHHAA; encoded by the coding sequence GTGACCAAGCCCATCGACCTCGCCGCGCTCCCGCACGACTTCGCCTGGGGCACCGCCACATCGGCGTACCAGATCGAGGGGGCCGTCGCCGAGGACGGCCGCTCCCCGTCGATCTGGGACACGTTCTCCCACACCCCCGGGAAGATCGACAACGACGATCACGGCGACACCGCCTGCGACCACTACCACCGCTGGCGCGAGGACATCGCGCTGATGAAGGAGCTGGGCACCAACGCCTACCGCTTCTCCGCCGCCTGGCCCCGCGTCGTGCCCGGCGGCGACGGTCCGGCCGACGACCGGGGGCTGGACTTCTACGACCGGCTGGTGGACGGCCTGCTGGAGGCGGGCATCGCGCCGAGCCTGACCGTCTACCACTGGGACCTGCCCCAGGTGCTCCAGGACCGGGGCGGCTGGCCGGAGCGGGACACCGCCCACCACCTGGCCGCGTACGCCGGGGCCCTCGCCGAGCGGCTCGGCGACCGCGTCACCCAGTGGGCGACCCTCAACGAGCCGCTGTGCTCGGCGTGGATCGGCCATCTGGAGGGCCGGATGGCACCCGGCCTGACCGACCTGCCCACCGCCGTGCGCGCCTCCTACCACCTGCTGCTCGGGCACGGTCTCGCCGCGCAGGCGATCCGCGCGGCGGCGCCCGGCGCGCAGGTCGGCATCGTCAACAACCTCTCGACGGTGGCGCCCGCCTCCGACCGGCCCGAGGACGTGGCGGCCGCCCGGCGGATGGACGGCCACACCAACCGCTGGTGGCTCGACCCGGTGCACGGCCGGGGCTTCCCCGAGGACATGGTCGAGCTGTACGGCGTGGACCTGCCGGTGCGCGACGGCGACCTGGAGACCATCGGGGGCCCGCTCGACTGGCTGGGGCTCAACTACTACTTCCCGGCGGTCGTCGCCGACGACCCGGCCGGCCCGGCGCCGTACGCACGGCAGGTCCGCCGGCTCGGCGTGCCGCGCACCGGCATGGACTGGGAGATCGAGGCCGAGGGCATCGAGACCCTGCTGATGCGGCTCACCGAGGAGTACGGCGCCCGGCGGCTGTACGTCACCGAGAACGGCTCCGCCTACCCGGACGTGGTGGGCGCCGACGGCACCGTCGACGACCCCGAACGCAGGGACTACCTGCTCGGGCACCTCGCCGCCTGCGCGAGCGCCGCCCGCAGGGGTGCGCCGCTGAAGGGCTACTACGCCTGGTCCCTGCTGGACAACTTCGAGTGGGCGTACGGCTACGACAAGCGGTTCGGCCTCGTCCACGTCGACTACAAGACCCAGGCGCGCACCGTGAAGGGCAGCGGGCGCGGCTACGCGGAGGTCATCCGCGAGCACCGGACCGCTTCGGAGAGCGCTCACCACGCGGCCTGA
- a CDS encoding LacI family DNA-binding transcriptional regulator: MNRQVPTLEDVAREAGVSRATVSRVINGIRNVDPHIQDSVRRAVERTGYAPNRAARSLVTRRAETIALIVSGAGDASEEEQDAFAARVFADPFFGRVVSGVVGFLRGRSMHPVLMFAETEAARDQVLAYLRQGSADGALVVSTHADDPLPGMLAAARLPAVLFARPAHPVPLSYVDLAHRDGARLAADHLLDRGCRRVGTVCGPQDVPAGRERLAGFRDALARRGHPHVPVAEGGFTLASGAAAMIRLLDEHPGVDGVFAANDLMAQGVCQVLGERGLRVPEDVAVVGFDDSSAATACRPPLTTVRQPVERMASAMAELLDEHIRGVRTEPTSLVFDPELVVRASA, encoded by the coding sequence ATGAACAGACAGGTCCCGACACTGGAGGACGTGGCCCGCGAGGCCGGTGTCTCACGGGCGACGGTGTCCCGGGTCATCAACGGGATCCGCAACGTCGACCCGCACATCCAGGACTCCGTGCGCCGGGCCGTCGAACGCACCGGGTACGCCCCCAACCGGGCCGCGCGGTCGCTGGTCACCCGCCGGGCCGAGACGATCGCGCTGATCGTCTCCGGTGCGGGCGACGCCTCCGAGGAGGAGCAGGACGCCTTCGCGGCCCGGGTGTTCGCCGACCCCTTCTTCGGCCGGGTCGTGAGCGGCGTGGTCGGCTTCCTGCGGGGTCGGTCGATGCACCCGGTGCTGATGTTCGCCGAGACGGAGGCCGCCCGCGACCAGGTGCTCGCCTACCTCCGGCAGGGCAGCGCCGACGGGGCGCTCGTCGTGTCCACCCACGCGGACGACCCGCTGCCGGGGATGCTGGCCGCCGCCCGGCTGCCCGCCGTGCTGTTCGCCCGGCCCGCGCACCCCGTCCCGCTCAGCTACGTCGACCTCGCGCACCGGGACGGCGCACGGCTTGCCGCCGACCACCTCCTCGACCGCGGCTGCCGCCGCGTCGGCACGGTCTGCGGACCGCAGGACGTGCCCGCGGGCCGGGAGCGCCTCGCCGGGTTCCGGGACGCGCTCGCCCGGCGCGGCCACCCGCACGTGCCCGTCGCGGAAGGCGGGTTCACCCTGGCCAGCGGTGCCGCGGCGATGATCCGCCTGCTGGACGAGCACCCCGGTGTCGACGGGGTGTTCGCCGCCAACGACCTGATGGCCCAGGGCGTCTGCCAGGTGCTGGGGGAGCGGGGGCTGCGGGTACCGGAGGACGTGGCGGTCGTCGGCTTCGACGACTCCAGCGCCGCCACCGCGTGCCGCCCGCCGCTGACGACCGTGCGGCAGCCGGTGGAACGCATGGCGTCCGCGATGGCGGAACTGCTGGACGAGCACATCCGCGGTGTGCGGACCGAGCCCACCTCGCTCGTGTTCGATCCCGAACTGGTCGTCCGCGCCTCCGCCTGA